In Alkalihalobacterium alkalinitrilicum, a genomic segment contains:
- a CDS encoding TRAP transporter substrate-binding protein — translation MKKKLLMMLSVVMIASIFMVGCTSKESSGGGEGSADAGNSGKTYKWVAQSPWPSGTTLHWMAEEIARDITAATGGRIEVEMHPAGSIVAAFDILDAVDTGTLDAIHSWEGYWVGQIQAAGFFASMPLGMNEQQYMTWVLQDEGTELWQETFSDYNVEVLPAGAYTPEVFYHSTVPIHNLDDLKGLRVRGSAFWGEIQSRLGANVVNVPGGEVYQALERGMVDAAEFATPTDNFGLGFHEVAEYLVVPGAHQPTSTFSFMVNKQRWEELPDDLKEIVSLVTENMWGKAWSYAAYQDMQTMEKYRELEEQGKLTIIEFDSSDQVRMSEVTNEYYAELAENDEQFRKVWESQNRFLEKYNFWRDFMSPSY, via the coding sequence ATGAAAAAAAAGTTGTTAATGATGTTATCAGTCGTAATGATTGCTTCTATTTTTATGGTAGGTTGTACGTCTAAAGAGTCAAGTGGTGGGGGAGAAGGTAGTGCTGATGCTGGAAATAGTGGGAAAACGTATAAATGGGTTGCGCAGTCACCATGGCCTTCAGGGACAACTCTTCACTGGATGGCAGAAGAAATTGCCAGAGACATTACTGCAGCTACTGGTGGACGTATAGAAGTTGAAATGCATCCAGCAGGGTCGATCGTAGCAGCATTCGATATCTTAGACGCGGTGGATACAGGAACTCTCGATGCAATTCATAGCTGGGAAGGGTACTGGGTTGGACAAATACAAGCGGCAGGTTTCTTTGCATCCATGCCTCTTGGGATGAATGAACAACAATATATGACGTGGGTATTACAAGATGAAGGTACGGAACTTTGGCAAGAGACGTTCTCAGATTACAATGTAGAAGTTCTTCCAGCGGGCGCCTATACACCAGAGGTTTTCTATCATTCTACAGTTCCTATTCATAATTTAGATGATTTAAAAGGTTTGAGAGTACGTGGTTCGGCGTTCTGGGGCGAAATTCAATCACGCTTAGGAGCAAATGTTGTAAACGTTCCAGGTGGCGAGGTGTATCAAGCGCTTGAACGTGGAATGGTTGATGCTGCAGAATTTGCGACACCTACGGATAATTTTGGATTAGGTTTCCATGAAGTTGCAGAGTATCTTGTTGTACCTGGAGCCCATCAACCGACATCAACGTTTTCGTTTATGGTTAATAAACAACGTTGGGAAGAGCTTCCAGATGATTTAAAAGAAATTGTGTCACTAGTCACTGAAAATATGTGGGGGAAAGCTTGGTCTTATGCTGCTTATCAAGATATGCAAACAATGGAAAAGTATCGTGAGTTAGAAGAGCAAGGAAAGCTAACAATTATTGAATTTGATTCCAGTGACCAAGTTCGTATGAGTGAAGTAACGAATGAATACTATGCAGAACTTGCAGAAAATGATGAACAGTTTAGAAAGGTATGGGAATCACAAAATCGTTTCCTTGAGAAATACAATTTTTGGAGAGACTTTATGAGTCCAAGTTACTAA
- a CDS encoding TRAP transporter small permease subunit, whose amino-acid sequence MTNILIKVSQTCDAISEWAGKLISWFIGVLILILTYEVISRFLFNRNVPWAMDVSYMLGGSAIIIGAAWALKNRQHVRVDTFYDRFPPKMKAIIDIVFVLLLFFPLIIFGLMNSFDAALLSWQRNEHIMTGNWQPPIYPLKSAIPIAFFLLLIQGISELCKSILQLTGKEE is encoded by the coding sequence GTGACGAATATCTTAATAAAAGTGTCACAAACATGTGATGCAATTAGTGAATGGGCAGGAAAATTAATAAGTTGGTTCATCGGAGTATTGATTTTAATTTTAACGTATGAAGTCATTTCTAGGTTTCTATTTAATCGAAACGTACCATGGGCGATGGATGTCAGTTATATGCTCGGTGGTTCGGCCATTATCATTGGAGCGGCTTGGGCATTGAAAAACCGCCAACATGTAAGAGTAGATACTTTTTACGATCGGTTTCCACCTAAGATGAAAGCGATTATTGATATTGTGTTTGTTCTTTTACTGTTTTTCCCGTTAATTATCTTTGGCCTTATGAATTCGTTTGATGCGGCTTTACTTTCGTGGCAAAGAAACGAACATATTATGACTGGAAACTGGCAACCTCCAATTTATCCACTAAAAAGTGCGATTCCAATAGCCTTTTTTCTATTACTTATCCAAGGTATAAGTGAGCTATGCAAAAGTATTTTACAACTAACGGGAAAGGAGGAATAG
- a CDS encoding TRAP transporter large permease, translating into MDASALTIFILMLVGLMIGIFSGYYLFIVLGALGLLFGLIFWGEGVINLITLNAFDTIRNYSLLAIPLFIFMGNVIDRSGIAERLFHALSINLGSIRGGLAISALLISILFGASTGVVGATVVTMGVLFLPAMLKRNYNKSMATGVICAGGTLGVLIPPSIMLILYGPAAGISVGQLFYAALIPGLLMGFLYIVYVLVRSYTNPTFAPAIPKEELAQYSTKDKVIGILHILPVLAIVFAVLGSIWFGIAPPTEAAAVGAFASLIVAAAYRELNFTVIKESLYRTLQVSAMVYAIIIFAGFFVSVFMRLGGGRIVEQAILAIPLEKWGIFIMMMLIVFVLGLLMDWIASILIIIPIFTPIAAMLGFDPIWFATMVCIMYQTSFLTPPFAYSIFYLKGVAPKEVQTSDIMRGVWPFVGIQVLTLILCALFPEIVLWLPNKMIGN; encoded by the coding sequence ATGGATGCTAGTGCTTTAACGATATTTATATTAATGCTCGTCGGTTTAATGATCGGAATTTTCTCTGGGTATTATCTTTTTATCGTATTAGGTGCTTTAGGATTGTTATTCGGTCTGATCTTTTGGGGAGAAGGCGTTATTAACTTAATCACATTAAATGCATTTGATACTATTAGGAACTATTCACTTCTTGCAATCCCGTTATTTATTTTTATGGGGAACGTCATTGATCGATCGGGTATAGCAGAGCGATTGTTTCATGCGTTAAGTATAAATTTAGGCAGTATTCGTGGTGGCTTAGCGATATCGGCATTATTGATATCTATTTTATTTGGTGCAAGTACAGGTGTTGTCGGGGCAACCGTCGTTACGATGGGGGTGTTATTTCTTCCAGCAATGTTAAAAAGAAACTACAATAAGTCGATGGCGACTGGTGTAATATGTGCGGGAGGAACTTTAGGTGTTTTAATACCTCCAAGTATTATGTTAATTCTTTATGGTCCAGCAGCAGGTATATCTGTCGGGCAACTTTTTTATGCGGCCTTAATTCCAGGGTTATTAATGGGTTTCTTATATATTGTGTATGTACTCGTTCGTTCATACACGAATCCAACCTTTGCCCCTGCTATTCCTAAAGAAGAGTTAGCTCAATACTCAACAAAAGATAAAGTTATTGGTATCCTTCATATTTTACCTGTATTAGCCATTGTGTTTGCTGTTCTAGGTTCGATTTGGTTTGGTATTGCACCTCCTACTGAAGCAGCAGCTGTCGGAGCATTTGCTTCATTAATTGTTGCAGCTGCGTATCGAGAGTTAAATTTTACGGTAATTAAAGAGTCGCTCTATCGAACACTCCAAGTGTCCGCGATGGTTTATGCAATTATTATCTTTGCAGGATTTTTCGTCAGTGTGTTTATGCGGTTGGGTGGCGGACGAATAGTAGAACAAGCAATTCTCGCTATTCCTTTAGAAAAATGGGGCATTTTCATTATGATGATGCTTATCGTCTTCGTTCTAGGTTTATTAATGGACTGGATTGCTTCGATCTTAATTATTATCCCGATCTTTACGCCAATTGCTGCAATGCTAGGGTTTGATCCGATTTGGTTTGCAACGATGGTTTGTATTATGTATCAAACGTCTTTCTTAACTCCACCTTTCGCTTACTCTATTTTTTACCTTAAAGGTGTTGCCCCTAAGGAAGTGCAAACGTCTGATATTATGAGAGGGGTTTGGCCGTTTGTCGGTATTCAAGTATTAACTCTCATTTTATGTGCACTTTTTCCAGAGATTGTTCTTTGGTTACCGAATAAAATGATTGGAAATTAA
- a CDS encoding 3-hydroxybutyrate dehydrogenase produces MLNERVVFITGAGSGIGYALAEYFVKNGAYLAICDINEQTVEQAGEKLKAHSENILTLACDVTNEQQMVDAVQQIYDHYGKIDVLINNAGKQHIAKIEEFPSETFEQLMKIMLVAPFLAMKYVLPYMKKQQYGRILNIASINGLVGFAGKAAYNSAKHGVIGLTKVAALECASDGVTVNALCPGYVDTPLVRNQLEGLSKTRNVSLERVLEDIIYPLVPQRRLLDVEEVAHYAMFLASEQGAGVTGQAVVIDGGYTAQ; encoded by the coding sequence ATGCTTAACGAGCGAGTTGTTTTTATTACTGGCGCAGGTAGTGGGATTGGCTATGCATTAGCCGAATATTTTGTCAAAAATGGAGCTTATTTAGCCATATGCGATATTAACGAACAAACTGTGGAACAAGCAGGAGAGAAACTGAAGGCTCATTCTGAAAATATATTAACATTAGCATGTGATGTAACGAATGAACAACAAATGGTGGATGCCGTTCAACAGATCTATGATCACTACGGAAAAATTGATGTCTTAATTAATAATGCAGGGAAGCAACATATTGCAAAGATTGAAGAGTTTCCATCAGAAACGTTTGAACAATTAATGAAAATCATGCTCGTTGCCCCTTTTTTGGCGATGAAGTATGTTCTCCCTTATATGAAAAAACAACAATATGGTCGCATCCTTAATATCGCTTCTATTAATGGATTAGTAGGATTTGCTGGAAAAGCTGCATATAATAGTGCAAAGCATGGTGTAATTGGATTAACAAAGGTTGCGGCACTAGAGTGTGCAAGTGATGGGGTAACCGTCAATGCTCTGTGTCCTGGTTATGTAGATACACCATTAGTCCGCAATCAACTCGAGGGGTTATCGAAAACAAGAAATGTATCATTAGAAAGGGTCCTTGAAGATATCATTTATCCACTCGTTCCGCAAAGGCGACTGTTGGATGTAGAAGAGGTTGCTCATTATGCGATGTTTTTAGCAAGCGAGCAAGGAGCAGGGGTTACGGGGCAAGCTGTTGTTATTGATGGTGGTTATACTGCGCAATAG
- the accC gene encoding acetyl-CoA carboxylase biotin carboxylase subunit → MFKKVLIANRGEIAVRVIRACKELGIETVAVFSEADKEALHVHLADEAYCIGPHLSSKSYLNMINLLSVAVSTGADAIHPGYGFLAENADFAEKCAEHNITFIGPSPEAINKMGAKAVARDTMQAAGVPIVPGTDGIIENIDDALVTARDIGFPVMVKATAGGGGKGMRVAQTEADLQKAISMAQQEAETAFGNPGVYLEKFVEEPRHVEIQIIGDSFGNVVHLGERDCSIQRRHQKLIEEAPSPALDEDLRAKMGEAALKAAQAVSYCGAGTVEFLLDKHKNFYFMEMNTRIQVEHPVSELVTGVDLIKEQILVASGKKLSFTQEEIQIDGWSIECRINAENPDKNFMPSPGKIEMYLPPGGLGVRVDSAVYPGYTITPFYDSMIAKLIVHGRTREEAIARMKRALNEFVIDGVETTIPFHLRLLEHPDFISGNFNTKFLEKNKV, encoded by the coding sequence ATGTTTAAAAAGGTATTGATTGCCAATCGAGGCGAGATTGCAGTTCGCGTCATTCGTGCTTGTAAAGAATTAGGAATTGAGACAGTAGCTGTTTTTTCAGAAGCGGATAAAGAAGCTTTACACGTTCATTTAGCAGATGAAGCATACTGCATTGGACCGCACCTTTCTAGTAAAAGTTACTTAAATATGATTAACCTTTTGAGTGTTGCCGTAAGTACTGGAGCAGATGCCATTCACCCAGGATACGGTTTCCTAGCTGAAAATGCTGATTTTGCAGAGAAGTGTGCTGAGCATAACATTACTTTTATCGGTCCTTCACCAGAAGCGATCAATAAAATGGGTGCAAAAGCTGTAGCTCGTGACACGATGCAAGCAGCAGGTGTTCCAATTGTTCCAGGTACTGATGGAATTATAGAAAATATCGATGATGCACTCGTTACTGCTAGAGATATTGGTTTCCCTGTAATGGTTAAAGCTACAGCAGGTGGTGGCGGTAAAGGAATGCGTGTCGCTCAGACAGAAGCTGATTTACAAAAAGCGATTTCCATGGCACAGCAAGAAGCTGAAACCGCTTTCGGTAACCCAGGTGTTTATTTAGAGAAATTCGTTGAAGAACCACGTCACGTTGAAATCCAAATTATCGGTGATAGTTTTGGAAACGTTGTTCATTTAGGAGAGCGTGATTGCTCTATCCAACGTAGACACCAAAAATTAATTGAAGAAGCTCCATCACCAGCGCTTGACGAAGACCTTCGTGCAAAAATGGGTGAAGCTGCACTTAAAGCAGCGCAAGCGGTTAGCTACTGTGGTGCTGGAACGGTCGAGTTTTTATTAGACAAGCATAAGAACTTCTATTTTATGGAAATGAATACTCGTATTCAAGTTGAGCATCCTGTATCTGAATTAGTAACAGGGGTAGACTTAATAAAGGAACAAATTTTAGTTGCAAGTGGTAAAAAACTATCATTCACACAAGAAGAAATTCAAATTGACGGATGGTCGATAGAGTGTCGTATCAATGCAGAAAATCCAGATAAAAACTTTATGCCATCACCTGGAAAAATAGAAATGTACTTACCGCCAGGAGGATTAGGTGTTCGTGTTGATAGTGCCGTATACCCAGGTTATACGATTACACCTTTCTATGATTCAATGATTGCAAAGCTTATCGTTCATGGTAGAACTCGTGAGGAAGCTATTGCAAGAATGAAACGAGCACTTAATGAATTCGTAATTGATGGTGTGGAAACAACGATCCCGTTCCACCTTCGATTATTAGAACATCCAGATTTCATTTCTGGCAACTTTAATACAAAGTTTTTAGAAAAAAACAAAGTATAA
- a CDS encoding TetR/AcrR family transcriptional regulator: MTQRSTKERITEAALHLFEENGFHAVTVDKIARASGTSKGGFYHNFKSKDELLYTIHDSFITYVLDKAEEAYQTYNTPAEILYETVKSFVMMFDMYRPHVTVFYQESLYLSADYFQSIKHKRDRYKEMMFKVVREGIDQGEFRPELPVPITSMGIFGMINWTYKWYKSNGRYSIEEIATIYADFVMHSILTKDTLEKPEYQRFFLKNQPN; this comes from the coding sequence TTGACACAACGATCGACAAAAGAGCGAATTACGGAAGCTGCTCTTCATTTGTTTGAAGAAAACGGCTTCCATGCAGTAACGGTCGATAAGATTGCGAGAGCAAGTGGTACATCCAAGGGTGGTTTTTATCACAATTTTAAATCAAAAGATGAACTGCTATACACAATTCATGACTCATTTATAACGTATGTACTAGATAAAGCAGAGGAAGCCTATCAAACGTATAACACTCCAGCAGAAATCTTATACGAAACGGTTAAATCGTTTGTTATGATGTTTGATATGTATCGGCCACACGTTACTGTTTTTTATCAAGAAAGCTTGTACTTATCAGCTGATTATTTTCAATCGATTAAACATAAGCGAGATCGTTATAAAGAAATGATGTTTAAAGTGGTTCGAGAAGGAATTGACCAAGGGGAGTTTCGTCCAGAGCTACCTGTACCGATCACATCGATGGGGATATTCGGGATGATTAACTGGACATACAAATGGTATAAATCCAATGGACGTTATTCAATAGAAGAAATTGCAACAATATATGCAGATTTCGTTATGCATTCAATTCTTACAAAAGATACTCTTGAAAAACCAGAGTATCAACGATTTTTCTTGAAAAATCAACCAAACTAA
- the accB gene encoding acetyl-CoA carboxylase biotin carboxyl carrier protein has protein sequence MLKITDLKELIRAVDRSTITELTIKGEGKQEVTIKRGTATEFVAPAEAVTSAPAPTPAPVAVAPVKDEKQPEAQAPAVEDANLQKIVSPMVGTFYASPSPDADPYVKAGDKVTPDSVVCIVEAMKLMNELEAEISGEVVEVLVENGQLVEYGQPLFLVK, from the coding sequence ATGTTAAAAATTACTGATCTTAAAGAACTTATCCGTGCGGTGGACCGTTCAACGATTACAGAGTTAACAATTAAAGGGGAAGGTAAACAAGAAGTTACAATCAAACGTGGAACAGCAACAGAATTTGTAGCACCAGCAGAAGCAGTTACTTCAGCACCAGCACCTACTCCAGCACCAGTAGCAGTAGCACCAGTGAAAGACGAAAAACAACCTGAAGCACAAGCACCAGCTGTAGAAGATGCAAATCTACAGAAAATCGTATCGCCAATGGTAGGAACGTTTTACGCATCTCCATCTCCAGATGCAGATCCATACGTAAAAGCTGGCGATAAAGTAACTCCAGACAGTGTTGTTTGTATCGTTGAAGCGATGAAATTAATGAATGAGTTAGAAGCAGAAATTAGCGGTGAAGTTGTTGAAGTATTAGTAGAAAACGGCCAATTAGTAGAATACGGTCAACCTTTATTCCTCGTAAAATAA